In Clostridia bacterium, the following are encoded in one genomic region:
- a CDS encoding M1 family metallopeptidase, whose product MKKRKIAVILIVILIGICFVGCGNSIGRISKGLDTYTITATYNQKDQIISAAQIVKFTNNTSQALEDIKFHIFASIYKQDATTSVIMPEDRVKAYPQGYSYGDIEIDSASVDSSPVAFTVEGQILSLPLATPLAPESSISIALIYDISLANIHHRLGYGRNTVNLGNWFPILCNFDNGWQTTPYYAIGDPFVSQVANYTLTLVAPSNLIIASSGRETNKSIEGETATYTYKANCVRDFALVMSSKFKVLTAQMGETTLNYYYFNDESAQVTMSLACKAFEYYSNTFGKYPYPTLAIAQTDFCYGGMEYPSLIYYNANLLGEEKLQAIAHEIAHQWWYGVVGNDQISSPFMDEGLAELSTAMFFGQADEFKITKESILNNMLASYTTYLDVIGTYVTSVDTSMRSLDKFTSGQEYAFISYVKSCLMFNELSKLMGEKQFVKGLAKYYDHCLMKIATPSEMISCFSSVYGADLTKWFECFFEGKDVLAKPNK is encoded by the coding sequence ATGAAAAAACGTAAAATTGCAGTTATTCTTATAGTTATTCTTATAGGTATTTGTTTTGTCGGGTGTGGTAACAGCATAGGACGAATAAGTAAAGGACTAGACACTTATACGATAACGGCTACATATAACCAAAAGGACCAAATAATATCGGCGGCGCAAATTGTCAAGTTTACCAACAACACCAGTCAAGCGCTCGAAGATATTAAATTTCATATATTTGCCAGTATATATAAACAAGACGCTACTACTTCGGTTATAATGCCCGAAGACCGTGTTAAAGCTTACCCGCAAGGTTACAGTTATGGCGACATAGAGATTGATTCGGCTTCGGTAGATTCTTCCCCCGTTGCTTTTACGGTAGAAGGACAAATACTTTCTTTGCCCTTAGCTACTCCGCTTGCCCCCGAAAGCAGTATTTCTATTGCGCTTATTTATGATATATCGCTTGCGAATATACATCACCGTTTAGGTTACGGTAGAAATACTGTTAACTTAGGCAACTGGTTTCCTATTCTTTGTAATTTTGACAATGGTTGGCAAACTACGCCTTACTACGCAATAGGCGACCCTTTTGTAAGTCAAGTTGCTAATTATACCTTAACTTTGGTTGCTCCTTCAAATTTAATTATTGCTAGTAGCGGTAGGGAAACAAATAAGTCAATCGAAGGCGAAACTGCAACCTACACCTACAAGGCTAATTGCGTGCGTGACTTTGCGCTCGTTATGTCGTCAAAATTTAAGGTTCTTACCGCTCAAATGGGAGAAACAACGCTTAACTATTATTATTTTAACGACGAATCGGCTCAGGTTACGATGTCGCTTGCATGCAAAGCTTTCGAATATTATTCTAATACGTTCGGCAAATACCCTTATCCCACGCTTGCAATAGCGCAAACAGATTTTTGCTATGGCGGTATGGAATATCCGTCGTTAATATATTACAACGCTAATTTATTGGGCGAAGAGAAGTTGCAAGCCATCGCTCACGAAATAGCCCATCAATGGTGGTATGGCGTGGTGGGAAACGACCAAATTAGCTCGCCTTTTATGGACGAAGGGCTAGCCGAACTTTCAACGGCTATGTTTTTTGGGCAAGCTGACGAATTTAAAATAACAAAGGAAAGTATCTTAAACAATATGCTCGCTTCTTATACGACTTATCTTGACGTTATCGGCACTTATGTAACTAGCGTAGATACTTCAATGAGAAGTTTAGATAAATTTACTAGCGGGCAAGAATACGCATTTATCAGCTATGTCAAGAGTTGCTTAATGTTCAACGAGCTTAGTAAACTTATGGGCGAAAAGCAATTTGTAAAAGGACTAGCTAAATATTACGACCATTGTCTTATGAAAATAGCTACGCCTAGCGAAATGATAAGTTGTTTTTCAAGCGTATATGGGGCAGATTTGACTAAGTGGTTTGAGTGTTTCTTCGAGGGTAAAGATGTTTTGGCTAAACCAAATAAATAA
- the thpR gene encoding RNA 2',3'-cyclic phosphodiesterase: MRLFIALKLPEQTVNNLVKMQDQLAPYKSKGNFIPRQNLHITIKFLGEIYADKLYSLYSLLDSVKDYLATTLSIQQVSTLKGANIVIAKLKCDQNLLTLERYLTNKLEELQFTIEHRSYNPHITLIRQYAFELPFSEVVKNITIYNKPFVADELTLYSTQFNASGLVAYNPIYSVKLKIEN, translated from the coding sequence ATGAGATTATTTATTGCGCTTAAACTTCCCGAACAAACAGTTAATAATTTAGTAAAAATGCAAGACCAACTTGCTCCCTACAAAAGCAAAGGAAATTTTATCCCACGTCAAAACTTACATATAACTATTAAATTTCTAGGCGAAATATATGCAGATAAATTGTATTCGCTGTATAGTTTGCTTGACTCGGTTAAAGATTACTTGGCAACCACGCTAAGCATACAACAAGTAAGCACGCTTAAAGGGGCTAACATAGTAATCGCTAAATTAAAGTGCGACCAAAATTTGCTTACGCTTGAAAGATATCTTACAAACAAATTAGAAGAATTGCAATTTACAATAGAACACCGTAGTTACAATCCACATATTACTCTTATTCGTCAATATGCCTTCGAACTACCTTTTAGCGAAGTAGTTAAAAATATAACTATATACAATAAACCTTTTGTCGCCGACGAACTCACGCTATATTCAACGCAATTTAACGCTTCGGGCTTAGTCGCTTACAACCCAATCTATTCGGTGAAATTAAAAATTGAAAATTAA